TTTGGCGGCCTCGGCCTGCTCAAAGGCCGGCCTGAGCGCAGCAGCCACCTTATGAATCTCAAAGGAGGAAAGGTGGTCCTGGTGGGTATCATCCGTGATCGGTGCCTGCAGGAAGCTGCTGCTGAAAGGGCTGGGGACCATGCGGGATTGCACGTTGCCGAACAGCCGCCGGGTGGTCAGGTCTGATTTGATCAGCAGCATGTATTCGCCGGGAAAACGACGGCGCAGCTGGGTAGTGAAGCTGTCAAAGGAGATGCTGGTCTCGACGGTCCCAACGAATGCATCAGCCTTGAAGAGTGGAAAGATAAAACGGAAGCCGCCTTCATGACGGCCGACCTCAAACCCGCTGACATAGGCCTGCCGCTTGTTGGCAGCGACCAGGGCAGGCCTGACACCGGCCAGATTGTCACCATAGACCGCAGGGCGGTGCATCCTGAGAAAGCTGGTCAAGTCCGGCAGATGGAAGTGGATCTGGTTCAAGTGGTTCTGCAGCAGCCCCTGGTAGGATGGCTGCATCATGGCGTGCAACTGCTGGCGCAGACGGTCTTGCTGCTGTCGGTCTGCCCGGGAGGCCTGCTGCATCAGGTTGATGACAGCAGGCTTGTTGATGGTTTCGTTAAAGATCGCCCTGGAAAACAGCTCGTAGGTCTCCAGCACCGACTGGTAACTGCGCACCATCTCGTTATAGCCGTAACCGAGAAAGGCCTCACGACGGTCCAGATACAGGTACCGGATGGTAGCCAGAGCCAGCAGTTCCAGAAACAACACAAACAGGATTCCCACCAGGAGTCCAGAACGCTTCACCGGGCCTTCCTCCTGACTGTAAGGGGCGTCATCGGCGGGTAAGCAGATCCATCAAGCCGTGCCCTTCAGGCAGGAAAAGCCCGGTGGCCTTGGCCTGAAGTTCATCGTAGGCAGCGGCTCCGTTACCGTACTCCTGCCCCGGACGGTAGATAACAAACGGCACCGGATCGCTGGTATGGGTCATCTTCTGGACCGGTGTGGGGTGGTCCGGACAGCAGAGGATCCGCAGGTCATCAAAGCGCTCCGCCCCGGCCAGCACGGTACCCACCACCAGCCGGTCAAAATCCTCAATCGCCTTGATCTTGTGCTGCAGATTACCGCTGTGGGAGGCCTCATCCGGTGCCTCAACATGCACATAGACAAAGTCAAGCCGCTCCAGGGCAGCCAGGGCAGCCTCGGCCTTGCCGCTATAGTTGGTATCGATATACCCGGTGGCACCCGGTACGTTGATCACTTCCAGACCGGCACAGAGACCGATCCCCTTCATCAGATCCACTGCCGAGATCACGGCGCCGGACAGACCGAATTTTTCCTGATATGGTTGCAGCACCGGCGACTTGCCATGGCCCCAGAGCCAGATCGAGGTGGCGGGCAGTTCATCCCGTTCCTTGCGTTGCTTGTTGACGGGATGGTTGTGCAGCACCATCTGGGATGAATTCATCAGATTGATCAGCTCGTCGGCCCCATCTCCCCGGGGCAGGTATTCCAGCACCTTTTTGCCGCTGATATCATGGGGCGGCGTGGCGGTCATGGCATCCTTGCCGTTACGCCAGACCAGCAGATGACGGTAGCCCACCCCGGGGTGGAACTCAAAACGCTCATCCCCCAGTTCAGCCTGCAGGGTGGCAATCAGCTGGTGGGATTCTTCACTGCCGATATGGCCGGCCGAGAAATCCTCCATGTAGATCTTGCCGTTATGGGGGGTCAGGGTGACCAGATTCATGCGGAAGGCCACATCATGGGGGCCGAGCTGCACCCCCATACTGATCGCCTCCAGGGGAGAACGGCCGGTATAGCAGCTGCGGGGGTCATAGCCGAAGACCGACAGGTTGGCCACATCGCTACCCGGGGGCAGGCCATCCGGCACGGTCTTGGCCAGGCCGACCTGGCCGGCCCGGGCCATCCGGTCCATATTGGGAGTTTGTGCTGCCTGCAGGGGGGTCTTGCCGTCTAATTCTGCACAGGGCTCATCGGACATGCCGTCGCCCAGAAGGACAATGATCTTCATAGACACCTTTCCAAACGGGTAAAATGGGTTCTGATACTAGCTGTTCCACCTTCTCTTTGTCAATTACCGCTCGATCCTTCTGACAAAGATCTCCCGTGCCAGGGCCGTATCAATGGCGAACTCGGAAAACCCGACCCTGAAGATGTAGGACGGAAATGACTGCACCAGCTGAATCCGGTTGCCGGGCAGCACCCCCATGGCCATCAGCTTTTGCATCTTCTTGCTGTCCTCGGTCTGGATGTAGGCAATCTCCCCCTCCTGCCCGGACCTGAACTCGGTCAGCGGCACCACCCCCAGATCACCCTGCCGGCGCGCCTCGGCACAACAGTCACCGGGGGGGATCGGCTTGCCGTGGGGACAGGTGGCCGGATGATTCAGCATGGTGCAGAGCTTGGTATCCACCCCTTCGTTCAGCAGATGCTCAAACTGGCAGGCCTTGCTGTCTCCCTCTTCACCCTTGATATTGAAGACATCCATCATCAGCCGTTCTGCCAGACGATGGCGCCGGATGGTCTTTTTGCCCTCCTCACGGCCTTCCTGGCGGAAGTAGAGCATACCGTGCCGCAGCTCAACCAGCGACTTTGCGGTCAGCTCCCGGCAGGCAGCATCATCTTCGGGAAGCTGCATCCTGGCAGGGTCGTAAAAAGCCGCCCCTTCCTCTTCGATGGCGATCCACATCGCCTCAAGGATCTCTTCCGCATGTTCAGAGAGTTTCATTCGCCATGCTCCTTATCTTTCCTTGTTACCATACTTTTCAGACGTTTCAAGAAGGCCGGCTCCGGGACATTCTTGTACCCGCAGCGCGGGCAGTGGATACCGTGGCAGCCACCGGCGCAGGCGCCGCAGCCCGGCTGGGTCCCTTCCGACTCATCAAACTCATGCCCGCAAAATCCGCATCGCATACACGCTCCTCACCCCTTTATCACCGCTTTGCCGAAGCCGGTTTCACGTCCGCAAAAGGAGAGCAGGGAGTTATTCCGGTGCCAGTTCAAGGATGATGGCCAGGCGGCGATGGTTTTGGCGGCGCAGGCGTACAGGTCAGTACGTTGAGGAGCCAAAGACGAGCCAACGCAGCCAGCGCCTTGAAATGGCATCGGAACTACCCCAGCAACCGGGTCGTCACCAGCACCTGATTCAACAGATACCCGCTGCCAAAGGCCAGTAGACTCACAAAGACAAAGATCGCCAGCGAAACCTTCCAGCCGCGCTCCTTCAACATCATCAGAAACTGCGCCACACAGGGGATAAACAGGGTCAGCGTCACTGCGGCAACGGTCAGCTGACGGCCATCCAGCAGCCCCTTGCTCTGCAGGTCGTACAGACCTGCTGCCCCGTAATCCCGCCGGAAAAAGCCGAAGATAAAAGCAATCGCCGCCTCCCTGGGCAGGCCGATCCCCTGCATCAGCGGCGTCATGGCATTAACCAGCTTCTCCATGCCGTGGGTGATCTTGCCCAGCCACATCAGCACCGAGGCCAGCACAAACAGCGGCAGGATCTCCAGGAAGTACCACTGCATCCGGGTATAGGTCTTGGTCAGCACATTGGAAAGCTGGGGCAGACGCATCGGCGGCAACTCCATATAAAACATCGGCGCCTCACCCGGCATCAGCCGTCCGGCCAGCACCCCCACCAGCACAAACAAAAGGGTCATACAGACGATCCAGACCAGCAGACCACCCGGGGTACGGGCCAAAAGTGCCAGAATCACCCCCAGCTGGGCAGAGCAGGGAATAGCCAGGGCCAGCAGCAGCGTGGCGATCACCCGCTCCCGTACCGTCTCCAGGGTGCGGGTCACCATGGTGGCCATGGTACTGCAACCGAAACCGAGTACCATCGGAATCACCGAACGGCCCGACAGACCGAACCACTTGAAGCCCCGATCCACCAGCAACGCCAGACGGGGCAGGTAGCCGGCATCCTCCAGAATCGAAAAGAAGATGAAGAAAGTGGTCACGATCGGCAGGATAATCCCCACCGCATACCGCAGCCCCAGGGTGATGATGCCGTACTCCCCCACCAGCAGTTCCTGCAGCCACCACCAGGGAATCCAGCCGGTCAAAAGCGTGGTGATCCAGGGATTGAACAGCTTCTCAAACAGCTCCCCTTCCAGGAAATCCACCAGGGTACCGGCGCCAAAATCACCCACAAACTTGTAGAGGCCGAAATAGAGCGTCACCAGCAACAGCGGGATTCCGGTCAAAGGCTGCACCGCCAGTGTTGAAAGCCGGCTGCCCCAGGTCTCGCGACGTTTATCCGGCTGCGCGATCACCCCCCGCACCAGCCGGTTAACGATCTCCTTGCGTTCCATGGAGAGATCGAGATGGAACGACTCGCGCCGTTCAAAGGCGATCTCGCGCACCTTCTCCGCCAGGGCCGGGTAACGTTCCCCCTCCCCCTGCGCCACCAGCCCGCTCACCTCCTCATCCCCCTGCAGCAGCAGCAACGACAATGCCCGGCGGGAGAGCACATAACTGCCCTGCAGCAGACGGGACACCTCCGCAATATCCCGCTCCAGCAGACGGCTGTAACTGATCGGCAGCCCGCAGCTCTGGCCGAACTCGGCAATGGCTGTCTTGATCTCTTCAATCCCCCGCTTGCGGGCCGTTGCCGCCGCGATCACCGGAATACCCAGGCGCTGCTGTAACAGCGGCAGATCAAAGGAGAGCCCCAACCGCTCAGCCTCATCCATGATATTGACCACCAGCACCACCGGCAACCCGGCCTCGATCAACTGGATCGTCATGGCCAGCATCCGCTCAAGGTTGCGGGCATCCAGCACATGCAGCACCACATCCGGCTTTTCATTCAGAAGGATCTCACGGGCAACCCGCTCCTCCTCGGTAATAGTATGCACCGCATACATGCCGGGGGTATCAATCACCTGCCAGCTCTGACCTGTTATCACGGCAGTGCCCCGCGACACCTCAACCGAGGTACCGGGATAGTTTGAGACCGTCACGTAACTGCCGGTCAGGGCGTTAAACAACACGCTCTTGCCGACATTGGGGTTCCCCACCAGGGCAACCCGGCGAGGGGTTTGGGTAGAATCGGGAGTTAGTGCAGAAGCTGACATCATCTATTCCTTAGTATTGAAAACCATTTTCACAGAATATTGCAACACTACGCCTTTGTGCCGGCACAACTTGGACAGAGCCCGTACAACTGCATCTTATGGGCAGTCAGACTAAAACCGTGACGCCGGGCGATCTCACGCTGCAACTGCTCAATCGTCTCATCCTCAAACTCGACAATGGCGTTACAGCCGGTACAGATCAGGTGATCGTGGTGTTCTCCCACCAGCTGATGTTCATAGCGGGTCTGACCGTCCGGCAACATCATCTCACGGGCCAGACCGGCCTCCACAAACAGCTTCAGGGTACGATAGACCGTGGCCTGGCCGATACCGGGATGGGACGCCTTCACCTTCAGGTACAGCTCCTCAACACTCAGATGCTCACGGGTGGCAAGGAAGACATCCAGAATAACATCGCGTTGGCGGGTTGAACGCAAGCCCTGTCGGGCGGCAAAGGCATTAAACGTCTTTTTCTTTTCCAGGATCATGGCACCGCTCCATCTGATTTTTATTATCAATAACAGAAGCGGCACATACGGGTCAAGGCTTTCTGAAAACGATTTTCAGTAACTTGATACAGATCAATAAAGATGGGGACTGGTCTGCTCTGCCATCGGATTCATCCGGACAGCCAGTGAAAAAAGGTAGGGATAATCCTGCTTCAAATGTTGCATATACAACACCCACTCACGGGAAAGATAGCCAAAGACACGCTTGATATCACCATTCAGATGTTCAACATCTGCCGCCGGAATCCCTGCCAGAGACTCACGGGCATCCAGCTCCTCAACCAGATGAAATACCGCCCAGAGCAGATCCGTAAAGGCCTCATGCTCAAGCAGGTTCTGGTTCTCCAAAAGTCCCACCAGAAAACTGCGTTTCCCCACCAGAAAGTGCTTCAGCTGCTCAAGATCCAGACCGGTACCAACAGCATCAACCCTGCTGTCATGCGAACCGAGAAACCCCAGGGCAGCACTGAAATCGGCATCTTTCCACTGCGGTGTAACCAGCAATGAGGCCCGCAACTGCTCATGGTGCACCACCGCTACTGCCAGCTCACGAAACAGCCGCGTCCCCACCTCACTGAAAAAGACACCGATCACCATATTCAGTTTGCGGCGCAGGGTCTGACGCTCACGCTCCTTCAACAACTGCTCCATGGTCAATGTCACCACAATAATATAGATCGGCAGAAAGACCAGATTGCCGAGAAAACTGGTCGTAACCTCCTTCAGACTGCCATCCACCATATAATCAACCAGGTAAATCAGGCTGGAGATACAGACCAGGATGATCAGCATCAAGCGGGGCCGGTTGATCAGAAGCTGCTTGTTCAACATAGGTATGACCTCAGAAAATGGACTGGCTTCTACATACAAAGCTAGCAAGAACCTGTTTAGCGTCAATCTCCCGCAAGTTGCTGCCGCTCATGTCTGCCGGAGGCAACAGACTAAAGCCGGGTAGTTGCGTACAGGCCAAACACAACGCCGGCAAAAGCAGACAGAGCCCAGCCGGCGCCGAGAAAAGCGAGAACAAGCGCAGCGTTACACGCAACCAGCAAGCCGGCACCTATTTTCAATAAAAACAGCATGCTGATTATGTATCACAAAGGACAACTCTTGGACAACCAAAGCCCTGTCTCCGGCATTGAAAAGGGCCATGACAGCTTGGCGCCCGGCAAGGAGGGGCGTACAAGGGAACCTGCGGTTCATCCCCGCGGGTGCGTGGAACGGAAACGCCGTCCTTAACAAAAGCGAGTCCCCGCCGGTTCATCCCCGCGGGTGCGGGGAACGGCGGGCATAGGCAGAGGAAGAAAGAGGAAGGATCGGTTCATCCCCGCGGGTGCGGGGAACGGCAGAACTCTGACCATG
Above is a window of Trichlorobacter lovleyi SZ DNA encoding:
- a CDS encoding cofactor-independent phosphoglycerate mutase, which translates into the protein MKIIVLLGDGMSDEPCAELDGKTPLQAAQTPNMDRMARAGQVGLAKTVPDGLPPGSDVANLSVFGYDPRSCYTGRSPLEAISMGVQLGPHDVAFRMNLVTLTPHNGKIYMEDFSAGHIGSEESHQLIATLQAELGDERFEFHPGVGYRHLLVWRNGKDAMTATPPHDISGKKVLEYLPRGDGADELINLMNSSQMVLHNHPVNKQRKERDELPATSIWLWGHGKSPVLQPYQEKFGLSGAVISAVDLMKGIGLCAGLEVINVPGATGYIDTNYSGKAEAALAALERLDFVYVHVEAPDEASHSGNLQHKIKAIEDFDRLVVGTVLAGAERFDDLRILCCPDHPTPVQKMTHTSDPVPFVIYRPGQEYGNGAAAYDELQAKATGLFLPEGHGLMDLLTRR
- the feoB gene encoding ferrous iron transport protein B, whose translation is MSASALTPDSTQTPRRVALVGNPNVGKSVLFNALTGSYVTVSNYPGTSVEVSRGTAVITGQSWQVIDTPGMYAVHTITEEERVAREILLNEKPDVVLHVLDARNLERMLAMTIQLIEAGLPVVLVVNIMDEAERLGLSFDLPLLQQRLGIPVIAAATARKRGIEEIKTAIAEFGQSCGLPISYSRLLERDIAEVSRLLQGSYVLSRRALSLLLLQGDEEVSGLVAQGEGERYPALAEKVREIAFERRESFHLDLSMERKEIVNRLVRGVIAQPDKRRETWGSRLSTLAVQPLTGIPLLLVTLYFGLYKFVGDFGAGTLVDFLEGELFEKLFNPWITTLLTGWIPWWWLQELLVGEYGIITLGLRYAVGIILPIVTTFFIFFSILEDAGYLPRLALLVDRGFKWFGLSGRSVIPMVLGFGCSTMATMVTRTLETVRERVIATLLLALAIPCSAQLGVILALLARTPGGLLVWIVCMTLLFVLVGVLAGRLMPGEAPMFYMELPPMRLPQLSNVLTKTYTRMQWYFLEILPLFVLASVLMWLGKITHGMEKLVNAMTPLMQGIGLPREAAIAFIFGFFRRDYGAAGLYDLQSKGLLDGRQLTVAAVTLTLFIPCVAQFLMMLKERGWKVSLAIFVFVSLLAFGSGYLLNQVLVTTRLLG
- a CDS encoding metal-dependent transcriptional regulator; this encodes MKLSEHAEEILEAMWIAIEEEGAAFYDPARMQLPEDDAACRELTAKSLVELRHGMLYFRQEGREEGKKTIRRHRLAERLMMDVFNIKGEEGDSKACQFEHLLNEGVDTKLCTMLNHPATCPHGKPIPPGDCCAEARRQGDLGVVPLTEFRSGQEGEIAYIQTEDSKKMQKLMAMGVLPGNRIQLVQSFPSYIFRVGFSEFAIDTALAREIFVRRIER
- a CDS encoding Fur family transcriptional regulator, with the translated sequence MILEKKKTFNAFAARQGLRSTRQRDVILDVFLATREHLSVEELYLKVKASHPGIGQATVYRTLKLFVEAGLAREMMLPDGQTRYEHQLVGEHHDHLICTGCNAIVEFEDETIEQLQREIARRHGFSLTAHKMQLYGLCPSCAGTKA